One Lactobacillus sp. CBA3606 DNA segment encodes these proteins:
- a CDS encoding DUF4044 domain-containing protein — translation MKKKSTFQKITMVIVWVMIISMIGSLILTALSGLGLLSFG, via the coding sequence ATGAAGAAAAAATCAACGTTCCAAAAAATTACAATGGTTATTGTTTGGGTCATGATTATCTCAATGATTGGGTCACTGATTTTAACCGCCTTATCTGGGTTAGGATTATTATCCTTTGGTTAA
- the murD gene encoding UDP-N-acetylmuramoyl-L-alanine--D-glutamate ligase produces the protein MKSVEQYRNQKVLVLGLAKSGMNAARLLHQLGAFVTVNDKKEFDNNPDAQELLSDGIKVITGGHPLSLLDEDFKIVVKNPGIPYTNPIVAGALAKHIPVITEVELASQILAGELIGVTGTNGKTTTTTLIAMMLNQRQNAGKAYVAGNIGVPASAVAQKALPTDTMVTELSSFMLVGIQTLHPHIAVITNIYSTHLDYHGSRANYVKAKMRITENQTAADYLVINWDSEEWRTLSQQSAAQVVPFSRQGNSKAGAYEQDGQLYFKDELIMAAKDIKIPGDHNVENALAAIAVAKLQQVPTAGIVQVLKTFSGVRHRTQYVETYQGRQFYNDSKATNIVATEMALKGFDQPVILLAGGLDRGNTFEKLAPALKAHVKALIVFGETADKMTAAGKLAGIPTIEATENCETSVPVAWRLSAPGDIIMLSPACASWDQYPNFEIRGDRYIKAIEQVTGKAEEN, from the coding sequence ATGAAGTCGGTTGAACAGTATCGCAACCAAAAAGTATTGGTATTAGGTTTAGCAAAAAGTGGGATGAACGCTGCCCGTTTGCTCCATCAATTGGGTGCTTTCGTGACTGTTAATGATAAAAAAGAGTTTGATAACAATCCGGATGCACAAGAGTTATTGAGTGATGGCATTAAGGTGATTACCGGTGGCCATCCATTATCACTTCTGGATGAAGACTTTAAAATTGTGGTCAAAAATCCTGGCATCCCATACACGAATCCAATTGTCGCTGGCGCTTTAGCGAAGCATATTCCGGTGATTACGGAAGTAGAATTAGCGTCACAAATTTTGGCTGGTGAATTGATTGGGGTAACGGGGACCAACGGTAAAACGACGACCACGACTTTGATTGCGATGATGTTAAATCAACGGCAAAATGCAGGTAAAGCTTACGTGGCAGGCAATATTGGCGTGCCAGCTTCGGCCGTGGCCCAAAAAGCGTTACCAACGGATACGATGGTCACCGAATTGTCTAGTTTTATGCTAGTCGGGATTCAAACGTTACATCCGCATATTGCGGTCATTACGAATATTTATTCAACCCATTTGGACTATCATGGGTCCCGCGCTAACTATGTTAAAGCTAAAATGCGCATTACTGAAAATCAAACGGCCGCCGACTATTTAGTCATTAATTGGGATAGTGAAGAATGGCGGACGTTGAGTCAGCAATCGGCCGCGCAAGTCGTGCCATTTTCTCGGCAAGGTAATTCTAAAGCGGGAGCCTATGAACAAGATGGACAACTTTACTTTAAAGATGAATTAATTATGGCTGCCAAGGACATTAAGATTCCTGGTGATCATAATGTTGAAAATGCCTTAGCGGCCATTGCGGTGGCTAAATTGCAACAAGTTCCAACGGCCGGAATCGTGCAAGTTTTGAAGACCTTTTCTGGTGTTCGGCATCGGACCCAATACGTGGAAACTTATCAGGGCCGACAATTCTATAATGATTCTAAGGCCACTAATATAGTGGCAACTGAGATGGCATTAAAAGGATTCGACCAACCCGTTATTTTGTTAGCAGGTGGTTTAGATCGTGGCAATACCTTTGAAAAGTTGGCACCAGCTTTAAAAGCACATGTTAAGGCGCTGATTGTTTTTGGTGAAACGGCTGACAAGATGACGGCAGCAGGAAAGCTAGCTGGCATCCCAACCATTGAAGCCACGGAAAACTGTGAGACGTCAGTGCCGGTTGCTTGGCGGCTCAGTGCCCCGGGTGACATAATTATGTTATCACCAGCCTGTGCGAGCTGGGATCAGTATCCAAACTTTGAAATTCGGGGTGACCGCTACATTAAGGCCATCGAGCAAGTTACTGGAAAGGCGGAGGAAAATTAA
- the ftsL gene encoding cell division protein FtsL, which translates to MAQNGLARELPRKTPNTSTTPVHKTVVTPNPAIETQRIPFSGFEKALCVSFSLIVFALAIALVSVNITIGNAESQLQTIQTKVTKVEASNTSATQQISELSSRTRLNKIAKEFGLSLNNGSIRNVYK; encoded by the coding sequence ATGGCCCAAAATGGATTGGCGCGGGAGTTGCCCCGTAAAACCCCGAATACCTCGACGACCCCGGTACATAAAACTGTCGTAACCCCAAATCCAGCAATTGAAACCCAACGCATCCCATTTTCCGGATTTGAAAAGGCGCTGTGTGTCAGTTTTAGTTTGATTGTCTTTGCCCTTGCAATCGCTTTAGTTTCGGTTAATATCACAATTGGCAATGCTGAAAGCCAATTGCAAACGATTCAAACTAAAGTGACAAAGGTTGAGGCCAGCAACACTTCAGCAACGCAACAAATTAGCGAGCTTTCCAGCCGGACACGCTTAAATAAAATTGCTAAAGAGTTCGGGTTATCGTTGAATAACGGTAGCATAAGGAATGTTTACAAATGA
- the rsmH gene encoding 16S rRNA (cytosine(1402)-N(4))-methyltransferase RsmH, which produces MAEFEHTTVLLEEAVAALAIKPAGIYVDCTLGGGGHSRRILEQLGPTGHLFSFDQDQTAIDYNQENLAAYLATGQLTFIKSNFANLKAELTARGITQVDGIVYDLGVSSPQFDNAERGFSYQHDAPLDMRMDQSAPLTAQIVVNTWPYADLVRIFYRYGEEKFSKQVARAIERARAIAPIETTGELVELIKSAIPARARRTGGHPAKRVFQAIRIAVNNELGVLETSLEQAVDLIGIQGRVSVITFQSLEDRLVKTIFKEHSDLPELPPGLPVIPADMQPDYRLVSRKPIVPSAAEITANRRARSARLRVIERLDKKHN; this is translated from the coding sequence GTGGCAGAATTTGAACATACAACGGTGTTATTAGAAGAAGCCGTCGCGGCGTTAGCAATTAAGCCAGCGGGTATTTATGTCGACTGTACGTTGGGTGGCGGTGGTCATTCTCGTCGAATCTTAGAGCAACTCGGACCAACCGGTCATTTATTTAGTTTTGACCAAGACCAAACGGCGATTGATTATAATCAAGAAAATTTGGCCGCTTACTTAGCGACTGGTCAATTGACCTTTATTAAAAGTAACTTTGCAAATTTAAAAGCGGAATTGACAGCGCGTGGCATCACCCAAGTTGATGGGATTGTGTATGATCTAGGGGTGTCATCGCCTCAGTTTGATAACGCTGAACGAGGATTTTCTTATCAGCATGATGCGCCCTTAGACATGCGGATGGATCAAAGTGCGCCGTTAACGGCACAGATTGTGGTGAATACCTGGCCTTATGCTGATTTGGTCCGAATTTTTTATCGGTATGGTGAAGAAAAGTTCTCCAAGCAGGTGGCCCGTGCGATTGAGCGGGCTCGCGCAATAGCGCCAATTGAAACGACCGGTGAGTTGGTTGAGTTAATTAAAAGTGCGATTCCAGCGCGAGCCCGACGAACGGGTGGTCATCCAGCCAAGCGGGTTTTTCAAGCGATTCGAATTGCGGTTAACAACGAATTAGGGGTATTAGAGACGTCTTTGGAACAAGCCGTTGACCTGATTGGTATTCAAGGCCGTGTCAGTGTCATTACCTTTCAATCCTTAGAAGATCGATTAGTAAAGACAATTTTTAAAGAACATAGTGATTTGCCAGAATTACCGCCAGGTTTACCAGTGATTCCAGCCGACATGCAACCAGATTATCGACTCGTGAGTCGGAAACCGATTGTCCCTAGTGCGGCTGAAATAACGGCTAATCGGCGGGCGCGTAGTGCTAGGTTACGCGTGATTGAACGTTTAGATAAAAAACATAATTAG
- the mraY gene encoding phospho-N-acetylmuramoyl-pentapeptide-transferase has protein sequence MSLMEWIVTLVSSFVIVFALMPSLIRYFRARKEGQMIREEGPKWHEKKSGTPTMGGLLFIIAILVSTGLVGWWQGQLRPTTWILMFILVLYGALGFWDDSIKLWRKQNEGLKAWQKLLGQIIGAVVFTLVYQHEQLPMGLRIPGLGDWSLGLWYIIFVIIWLVGFSNAVNLTDGLDGLVAGQATIAFGAYALIAIHQHQLDVALFCIAVVGSLLGFFVYNHKPAKIFMGDMGSLALGGALAAVSILLHHELSLLFIGIIFVIETASVILQVASFKLTGKRIFLMSPIHHHFEMKGWSEWKIDWVFWTVGLVAAAISVATII, from the coding sequence GTGAGTTTAATGGAATGGATAGTGACTTTAGTTAGTAGTTTTGTAATTGTATTTGCGTTAATGCCGTCTTTGATTCGATATTTTCGTGCTCGTAAAGAAGGGCAAATGATTCGCGAAGAAGGCCCTAAATGGCATGAAAAAAAATCAGGGACGCCAACGATGGGTGGCTTGTTATTTATCATCGCCATCCTTGTGAGCACTGGTTTAGTCGGCTGGTGGCAGGGACAATTACGGCCAACCACTTGGATCTTAATGTTTATTCTAGTGCTTTATGGCGCCTTAGGATTTTGGGACGATAGCATTAAGCTATGGCGCAAACAAAATGAGGGCCTCAAAGCTTGGCAGAAATTATTGGGTCAAATTATCGGGGCAGTAGTCTTTACTTTAGTCTATCAGCATGAACAATTACCAATGGGCTTACGGATACCTGGTTTAGGTGATTGGTCCTTAGGGCTTTGGTATATTATTTTCGTCATTATCTGGCTTGTTGGCTTTTCTAATGCAGTTAACTTAACGGATGGGTTAGATGGCTTAGTGGCCGGTCAAGCGACGATTGCTTTTGGCGCCTATGCGTTAATTGCCATTCATCAGCATCAATTAGATGTGGCGCTATTTTGTATCGCCGTAGTCGGGTCATTACTTGGCTTCTTTGTCTACAACCATAAGCCAGCTAAAATTTTTATGGGCGATATGGGCTCACTGGCTTTAGGTGGCGCGTTAGCAGCGGTTTCGATCTTACTGCATCATGAGCTATCGTTACTATTTATCGGGATTATCTTTGTGATTGAAACGGCATCAGTTATTTTACAGGTTGCTTCATTTAAATTAACTGGAAAACGGATTTTCTTAATGAGCCCTATTCATCATCATTTTGAGATGAAAGGCTGGAGTGAGTGGAAGATTGATTGGGTGTTTTGGACAGTTGGCTTAGTGGCAGCGGCAATTAGTGTGGCAACCATTATTTAG
- a CDS encoding PTS glucitol/sorbitol transporter subunit IIB, with amino-acid sequence MMAWKSIRIVKGSGGFGGPLIITPTEQKHKFIYVTGGNRPAIVDKIAKLSGMEAVDGFKTSIPDEETALAVIDCGGTLRCGIYPKKGILTVNVLPTGKSGPLAQFITPELYVSNVDVDQVSANDHNQDAEGTVTESSQPTAQYDQTKSLTQQPNKKPGLIAKVGVAAGRVVATFNQAAKDAVQTVINTIIPFMAFVSLLIGIINGSGLGKAFAKLMSPLAGNIWGLMILGFICSLPFLSPLLGPGGVIGQVIGTLIGVEIGKGNISPQFALPALFAINTQNGCDFIPVGLGLEEADAATVEVGVPSVLYSRFINGVPRVFVAWIASFGLYAGK; translated from the coding sequence ATGATGGCATGGAAAAGTATTCGGATTGTAAAAGGGAGCGGTGGTTTTGGTGGTCCATTAATCATTACCCCTACGGAACAAAAACATAAATTTATTTATGTAACCGGTGGTAATCGTCCGGCAATTGTTGATAAAATCGCTAAGTTAAGTGGGATGGAAGCAGTCGATGGCTTTAAGACATCAATTCCAGATGAAGAAACAGCCTTAGCTGTGATTGATTGCGGCGGGACCTTACGGTGTGGTATTTATCCTAAAAAAGGGATTCTAACGGTTAACGTTTTGCCCACTGGGAAAAGTGGTCCATTGGCCCAGTTTATTACGCCAGAATTATATGTATCCAATGTCGATGTTGATCAGGTATCAGCTAATGACCACAATCAGGACGCTGAGGGAACAGTTACTGAATCATCTCAGCCAACTGCTCAATATGATCAAACTAAATCTTTGACGCAACAGCCCAATAAAAAGCCGGGTTTGATTGCTAAAGTTGGTGTGGCAGCCGGTCGGGTCGTGGCAACTTTTAATCAAGCTGCTAAAGATGCCGTTCAAACAGTGATTAATACGATTATTCCATTTATGGCATTTGTCTCTTTACTCATCGGAATTATTAATGGTTCGGGGCTAGGTAAAGCGTTCGCCAAGTTAATGTCACCGTTAGCAGGCAACATTTGGGGATTAATGATTCTTGGTTTTATCTGTTCGTTGCCATTCTTGTCACCATTGCTAGGACCTGGTGGCGTCATTGGTCAAGTTATTGGTACGCTGATTGGGGTTGAAATTGGTAAAGGCAACATTTCACCACAATTTGCATTGCCAGCGTTATTCGCTATTAATACTCAAAATGGGTGTGATTTTATTCCAGTTGGTTTAGGACTAGAGGAAGCGGATGCCGCAACCGTTGAAGTGGGAGTACCGTCAGTATTATATTCACGTTTTATTAATGGTGTGCCACGAGTATTCGTGGCTTGGATTGCGAGTTTTGGATTGTATGCTGGCAAGTAA
- a CDS encoding penicillin-binding transpeptidase domain-containing protein codes for MNKNKQRMTSKRSPKQNRRIFGQWLFFGAIVVFGVLIIRFSYIAIGRHVNGVNLASATKQLYTEDQTVAAKRGTIYSANGDAIAEDTSTYTIYAIMAKNQRSADGKALYVKNDAKAARVLAKYLSISYKQALTTLQKGNGKFQIEFGTAGQNISLTTKKKIEAQNITGLHFIQSEARLYPNGTFASHLVGLTASKNIKDSERTRLTGSMGIELAFNKQLSGTDGHKTVTKSGYQGTTDSVKKVKNGNNIYVTLDSKLQTLLESKMAEVEKQVHPKTMTATLMNAKTGAILATSQRPTFNSQTKSGLSKMWRNLLVEDTYEPGSTMKVFTMAAAINSGNYNSNITVPTGEYKIGGKTVPDWNTAGWGNITYAKGFALSSNVAMAHLEQTMGAKTWLKYIKRFGLRSSTNSGLANEQIGSIQFTYPIEQADTSFGQGIQITAMQMLRGFTAIANHGKMLQPYYISKITNPNTSKTTYQAKTKVVGQPVTSKTAAAVLAHMQDVVYKSYGTGSAFKIDGYRIAAKTGTAQVSNGTTYETGDNSYLYSVVGMAPAKNPKYIMYITMKQPTLNDTSASEDMAEIFKPVMQRALDEQKASETKTTTIKMRDLTGKATSAAQTTAKKIGVNPVIIGKGAHIVKQSVTSGTVLTRHQRVILVTNGQMYMPNLTGWSASEVADFAALTGLKLTTNGTGYVTAQGISAGNPIEAKQALSVTLK; via the coding sequence ATGAATAAGAATAAACAACGAATGACTTCGAAACGGTCACCAAAACAAAATCGTAGAATCTTTGGCCAATGGCTATTCTTTGGGGCGATTGTCGTTTTTGGTGTTTTGATCATTCGTTTTTCATATATTGCGATTGGTCGCCATGTTAATGGGGTTAACTTGGCGAGTGCGACGAAACAACTTTATACCGAAGATCAAACAGTTGCCGCTAAGCGTGGGACCATTTATAGTGCTAATGGGGATGCAATTGCGGAAGATACCAGTACTTATACGATTTATGCAATTATGGCTAAGAACCAGCGAAGCGCTGATGGCAAAGCTTTGTATGTTAAGAATGATGCTAAGGCAGCACGGGTGTTAGCCAAGTATTTATCGATTAGTTATAAACAAGCGTTGACGACGTTGCAAAAGGGCAATGGCAAGTTCCAGATTGAATTTGGGACAGCTGGGCAAAACATCTCACTAACAACGAAGAAGAAGATTGAAGCCCAAAATATTACTGGGCTCCATTTTATCCAATCTGAAGCGCGTTTGTATCCAAATGGAACTTTTGCGTCACACTTGGTTGGGTTAACGGCGTCTAAGAATATTAAAGATTCTGAACGAACCCGTTTAACCGGATCAATGGGCATTGAATTAGCCTTTAATAAGCAACTTTCCGGGACTGATGGTCATAAAACTGTGACTAAAAGTGGTTATCAGGGGACGACTGATAGTGTCAAAAAAGTAAAAAATGGGAACAATATCTACGTGACCTTGGATAGTAAGCTACAAACGTTATTAGAGAGTAAGATGGCTGAAGTTGAAAAACAAGTCCATCCGAAAACGATGACGGCCACCTTGATGAATGCGAAAACGGGGGCGATTCTGGCAACCAGTCAGCGGCCAACGTTCAATTCGCAAACTAAGTCGGGCTTATCGAAAATGTGGCGTAACCTGTTAGTTGAAGACACGTATGAACCCGGGTCGACCATGAAAGTCTTTACAATGGCGGCGGCGATTAATAGTGGTAACTATAATAGTAATATTACCGTCCCAACTGGTGAATATAAGATTGGTGGCAAAACTGTCCCTGATTGGAACACGGCTGGTTGGGGAAATATTACGTATGCCAAAGGGTTTGCTTTATCTAGTAATGTGGCGATGGCGCACTTGGAACAAACGATGGGTGCGAAGACGTGGCTGAAATATATTAAGCGATTTGGCTTACGCAGTAGCACCAACAGTGGCTTAGCGAATGAACAAATCGGGTCAATTCAATTTACGTATCCAATTGAACAGGCCGATACGTCATTTGGTCAGGGCATCCAAATCACAGCAATGCAGATGCTCCGTGGCTTCACGGCAATTGCAAACCATGGTAAAATGTTACAGCCATATTACATTTCTAAAATTACTAATCCGAATACGAGCAAAACCACTTATCAGGCTAAAACGAAAGTGGTGGGTCAACCGGTAACGTCAAAAACTGCGGCGGCGGTGTTGGCCCATATGCAAGATGTGGTCTATAAGTCTTATGGTACTGGATCTGCGTTTAAAATTGATGGCTATCGGATTGCTGCTAAAACAGGGACCGCTCAGGTTAGTAATGGGACCACTTATGAAACGGGTGATAATTCTTACCTGTATTCAGTAGTGGGGATGGCGCCAGCTAAAAATCCGAAATATATTATGTATATTACGATGAAACAACCAACTTTGAATGACACGTCTGCTTCTGAAGATATGGCCGAAATCTTTAAGCCAGTGATGCAGCGGGCTTTAGATGAACAAAAAGCCAGTGAGACTAAAACGACCACGATAAAAATGCGGGATCTAACCGGCAAAGCCACTAGTGCGGCCCAAACAACGGCCAAAAAGATTGGTGTTAACCCGGTTATCATTGGTAAAGGTGCGCATATTGTGAAGCAGTCAGTCACGTCGGGAACGGTCTTGACACGTCATCAACGGGTGATTTTAGTTACAAACGGACAGATGTATATGCCGAACTTAACCGGCTGGTCTGCCAGTGAAGTCGCTGATTTTGCTGCACTGACTGGCTTGAAATTAACAACTAATGGCACAGGTTATGTGACAGCGCAAGGGATTTCAGCAGGAAATCCGATTGAGGCTAAGCAAGCTTTAAGTGTCACGTTAAAATAA
- a CDS encoding PTS glucitol/sorbitol transporter subunit IIA, whose translation MMLNNKQKLVFETQVIEVGQEAQDFSAINMLILFGQEAPDALRSSCYIINVQPVKATITTEMALKINDTSYQITAVGDEVQRNLTNLGHIAISFTGKTTAELPGTLYVEQGAYPAIETGAVITIGALG comes from the coding sequence ATGATGTTAAACAATAAGCAAAAATTGGTTTTTGAAACGCAAGTCATTGAAGTCGGACAAGAAGCCCAAGATTTTAGTGCCATTAATATGTTGATTCTATTCGGTCAAGAAGCGCCTGATGCCTTACGATCATCTTGCTATATCATTAATGTTCAGCCGGTTAAGGCGACGATTACGACTGAGATGGCGTTGAAAATTAATGATACCAGTTATCAAATCACTGCCGTTGGCGATGAAGTACAACGAAATCTCACAAATCTAGGGCACATTGCCATTAGTTTTACTGGAAAAACGACGGCGGAATTGCCGGGAACCTTGTACGTTGAACAGGGGGCCTATCCTGCAATTGAAACAGGTGCGGTGATCACAATTGGCGCGTTAGGCTAA
- a CDS encoding PTS glucitol/sorbitol transporter subunit IIC produces the protein MKIITDFASGFMGLFQSGGKTFIGWMSSIVPVVLLLLVLMNTIIAFLGEKRMTQLAQASSRNVLTRYMILPFLSAFMLGNPMAFSLGRFLPEYYKPSYYAAQAQFCHTSNGVFPHINPGELFIWMGIAQGVQKLGLDTMDLAMRYLLVGLLMNFIGGWVTDFTTAYVCRTSGVKLSKTVDLTARQTTV, from the coding sequence ATGAAAATTATTACTGATTTTGCATCTGGTTTTATGGGATTATTTCAAAGTGGTGGGAAGACTTTTATTGGTTGGATGTCGTCAATCGTACCGGTTGTGCTGCTGTTACTCGTGTTAATGAATACAATTATTGCTTTCTTAGGTGAAAAACGGATGACACAGTTAGCACAGGCGTCTTCACGTAATGTGTTAACACGATATATGATTTTGCCATTCCTATCGGCCTTTATGTTGGGTAATCCAATGGCCTTCTCGCTAGGTCGATTCTTACCAGAATACTATAAGCCTAGTTATTATGCGGCCCAAGCCCAATTCTGTCACACTAGTAATGGGGTCTTTCCACATATTAATCCAGGGGAGCTTTTCATTTGGATGGGGATAGCCCAAGGGGTTCAAAAGCTAGGACTAGATACGATGGATTTAGCGATGCGCTATTTATTAGTTGGCTTATTGATGAACTTTATCGGCGGTTGGGTTACTGATTTTACGACTGCGTATGTTTGTCGGACATCTGGTGTTAAATTATCAAAGACCGTTGATCTGACGGCAAGACAGACAACAGTCTAA
- a CDS encoding magnesium transporter CorA family protein — protein sequence MLQYFSTYSTGLVMTPKQTAQTDWINIERPTASEIDTLVQKFNFPRDYLTAVLDDAEVSRTEQLNQATPDQPALIVMQFPKLTTSDLGYLEYQVFPFALILTPTVILTISNYPASFIQDFVLAPAASHLSLDNHEAFVLTIMWSISHAYVTALEAINDQTAALERRLTRATRNAEIFRIMAYQKSLIRFKAALTQNAPILKMVENSATLFNTPKHQALTTDIIVETKQAADMAATTNQILQQYSQLVSAVISNNLNDVMKVLTSLTIILTIPTIIGGIYGMNVHLPGASLVHAFSWLMLGTIILCILSIEYLKNHDYF from the coding sequence GTGTTGCAATACTTTTCAACCTATTCGACTGGCTTAGTCATGACACCGAAGCAGACCGCTCAAACGGATTGGATCAATATTGAACGGCCCACTGCTAGCGAAATTGATACTTTGGTTCAGAAATTTAACTTTCCACGTGATTACCTAACGGCCGTCCTCGATGACGCCGAAGTCTCACGAACGGAGCAACTGAATCAGGCAACGCCAGATCAACCCGCTTTAATCGTGATGCAATTTCCGAAATTAACCACCAGTGACCTTGGTTACTTGGAGTACCAAGTTTTCCCCTTTGCGTTAATTCTCACGCCGACGGTCATTCTCACAATCAGCAATTACCCAGCTAGCTTTATTCAGGATTTCGTGTTGGCGCCAGCGGCATCACACCTGAGCTTGGATAATCACGAAGCTTTTGTGCTCACAATCATGTGGTCGATTTCACACGCTTATGTAACAGCACTGGAGGCCATTAATGACCAGACAGCAGCCTTAGAACGGCGGTTAACCCGTGCGACGCGTAATGCCGAAATTTTCCGAATTATGGCTTATCAAAAGTCATTAATTCGCTTTAAAGCAGCTTTAACTCAGAATGCGCCTATTTTAAAAATGGTCGAAAATTCGGCAACCTTATTTAATACCCCTAAACACCAGGCCTTAACTACTGATATTATTGTTGAAACTAAGCAAGCAGCCGACATGGCCGCCACCACCAATCAGATTTTACAGCAGTACAGTCAATTAGTCAGTGCCGTTATTTCGAATAATCTTAATGATGTGATGAAAGTTTTAACATCATTGACGATTATCTTAACGATCCCGACCATTATTGGTGGAATCTATGGGATGAACGTCCATTTACCGGGCGCCAGTCTCGTGCACGCGTTTAGTTGGTTGATGCTTGGAACCATCATCTTATGTATTTTAAGTATCGAATACTTAAAAAATCATGACTATTTTTAA
- a CDS encoding DUF3397 domain-containing protein produces the protein MHDLFTTWLGQLSFIVVFSMILMGLKRLLGRHWPVGLLIIDFWCPFLIIFTHFLTMQAMADSIVPYEIISLMILGIGLTVLEVIQRGEILYGRFFRLYWRASDLVVILVYGLALIFQFIV, from the coding sequence ATGCACGACCTATTTACAACTTGGCTAGGACAATTAAGTTTTATTGTGGTATTTTCGATGATTTTGATGGGTTTAAAACGGTTGTTAGGCCGTCACTGGCCAGTCGGATTACTAATTATTGATTTTTGGTGCCCATTTTTAATTATCTTTACTCACTTCCTAACCATGCAAGCCATGGCCGATTCAATCGTTCCCTATGAAATCATTTCATTAATGATTTTAGGCATTGGGTTGACAGTGCTGGAAGTCATTCAACGAGGCGAAATCCTTTACGGCCGCTTTTTTAGGCTCTATTGGCGAGCTAGTGATTTGGTGGTTATCTTAGTTTATGGTTTAGCGTTAATTTTCCAATTTATCGTGTAA
- the mraZ gene encoding division/cell wall cluster transcriptional repressor MraZ produces MFFGEFEHALDAKGRLIIPAKFRDLLGTTFVITRGMDGCIFGYPAARWATLQAQLDDLPLTKKDARAFVRFFYAAAAECELDKQGRVMIPASLRQYAKLEKQCVIVGVSDRFEIWSVAKWQAFETETAANFDDLAENLIDF; encoded by the coding sequence ATGTTTTTTGGTGAGTTTGAACATGCCTTAGATGCTAAGGGTCGTTTAATCATCCCAGCTAAGTTTCGGGATCTGTTAGGGACAACTTTCGTGATTACTCGCGGGATGGATGGTTGCATTTTTGGCTATCCGGCTGCACGGTGGGCGACGTTACAAGCCCAATTAGATGATTTACCGTTAACTAAAAAAGATGCTCGTGCCTTTGTTCGGTTCTTTTATGCCGCAGCGGCCGAATGTGAATTAGACAAACAAGGACGTGTGATGATTCCAGCATCATTACGTCAATATGCGAAATTAGAAAAACAATGTGTCATTGTTGGGGTATCCGATCGGTTTGAAATTTGGAGTGTTGCTAAATGGCAAGCCTTTGAAACTGAGACGGCGGCTAACTTTGATGATTTGGCTGAAAATTTGATTGATTTTTAA
- a CDS encoding transcriptional regulator GutM, which translates to MSPMLMIGFILVAAFLLQGALGFFQIRNFARQYRLLRQQGKVLIGKNPRKIQAGSLILMAIDQDGNIQSAQLLQGVTVFAHFRPVKALAGQNIAALVADYTQLHQFKRLTRQCIQNAYKNFIDYRTGHLTTDAFDTHVNIFSLPLVDQVKAQGNQVLGALKRRFVRG; encoded by the coding sequence ATGTCACCAATGTTGATGATTGGTTTTATCTTAGTTGCGGCATTTTTATTACAAGGTGCCTTAGGTTTCTTTCAAATTCGAAATTTTGCGCGTCAATATCGACTATTAAGACAACAAGGTAAAGTTTTAATCGGTAAGAATCCACGCAAAATTCAAGCCGGAAGCTTGATTTTAATGGCGATTGACCAAGATGGTAATATTCAATCGGCCCAATTATTGCAAGGCGTGACAGTTTTTGCTCACTTTCGGCCAGTTAAAGCATTAGCTGGGCAAAATATTGCGGCCTTAGTAGCTGACTACACGCAACTACATCAATTTAAACGCTTGACGCGGCAATGCATTCAAAATGCGTATAAAAATTTTATTGATTATCGAACGGGTCATTTAACGACTGATGCGTTTGATACGCACGTTAATATTTTTTCATTGCCACTAGTTGATCAGGTGAAAGCACAAGGGAACCAAGTATTGGGAGCCCTTAAGCGTCGCTTCGTACGCGGATAG